The genome window GAGGCGCTGTTTATGCCATCAAAAGAGCTCTCTATGCCTGGTCGTCTATCACGCCGTTCGTCAAACAACTCGACTTCAATGGGGCCGTCATCCATGCCGATCGTCGGTCGGCGAACATGTGATTTCGAAGGCCACGAACATTTGGCCGATGCTAAAGCGGCAGATATTGCAACTGTTGCCTTCTTTGCCCTCACCAGCAGTCTTCCGCAAGTTGATTCGCACACATGGCGTTCGCTCCTTCAAATGCGTGCCCTTGGCACCGTGGCTTCAAGTGCCGACATGGAAAAGCTCTCTCCAACAATGGCACAGTCCATTGTCGAGCTCACTGACAAGCTTGAGCACGAGCTGGCTTTGCGGTTGGTCAACCGGCTGGTGCGTGCTCTTACCGCGCGCTTGGCATTTTACGAGATATCGAAAGCGCGTCATCCTTGCCTCCAAGATTTCTCCAAGAAGCGACAAGACAGTGCTCTGGATCTTCTGATGAACAATCTGGGCGACCATTACAGCCTTGTTAGGGCTGGAACAGACGAGTCAGATGGAGCCGAACCCCCACCATCTGCGGCCGTGATTATCGCCGAATGGCTTCGGACTCTCTTCCTGAAAGAATGGGACGGTAATCCTGAGATTTCACGGAGCAGCTCCGCTGGAGGCGTCGTGGAGATTCTGTCGCGGATGTACAAGCAGCGCAACCGCTTAGGCCTGGTCCCGGAAGATTTTCACACCCCGTTCCTCTGCGAGCGGTTGGAGCCTCTGGACATGCCTGTGGAATGGATCGGAAGGTTGACCAATAACAAAACGTTACATCTGCTTTCCTATTCattccttttccctccttcgGCACTCGTCATTTATTTCCGCGCCCTAAACTACGCTGCCATGTCCAAGTACTACGAAGCTGCCATGACTACCTCGAGGCACGTGAACCAGACTGCATTTGGACCGATTCCCATACAGGATGATGTCATGCTGTTGTCGCAAATGAAGACATCGATGTCTACGTATCTGGTTCTCATGGTCCGCCGCGATAACGTTCTCACCGATGCTCTTAACCAACTCTGGCGgcgggagagaagagagctgATGCGTCCACTGAAAGTGCAGATGGGAATGGACGAAGGTGAGGAAGGCCTCGATCACGGCGGAGTACAGCAAGAATTTTTCCGAGTCCTCATGGCAGAAGCTCTTAATCCATCGTACGGTATGTTCACAATGGACGCGCGAACCCGTATCTCGTGGTTTCAGCCTTGTTCATTGGAACCTCTCTACAAATTCGAGCTCTTAGGCTTGCTCATGTCGCTCGCAATCTATAACGGTTTGACATTGCCGGTTAACTTTCCGGTCGCCTTCTACCGCAAACTACTCGGACTCAAAGTAAAACACTTGGAGCATATCCGAGATGGCTGGCCGGAGCTTACGAAAGGACTCGAGTTATTATTGTCGTGGCAGGACGGCGACGTGGGAGATGTCTTCATGCGAACATATGAATTCACCTTCGAAGTCTTTGGTGCCGTCGAAACGGTCGACATGGAAAAAGTTGGCAGAGACGCTGTATGGCCCTTGCGAGCAAGGGATCGCAGCAAGTCGTCGGAACTTGCAACGAACTGGTCAGAGCTGTCTCAGCATGCTGATCCCGCAGATCTGAGTCCTCCCTGCTCCATGTCTGCGGATCATGTCGATTTCCTCGAATGCGGGTCGTCGCATCGGAGCAAATCAGAGCGTCTTGATTATTGCGTCCCGACGCCTCCAGTTGAGGAGGCCTCCCTTGTTACAAATGACAACCGTGCTCAGTTCGTCAAGGATTACATATTTTGGCTTACTGATAAGTCGATCAGACCCCAGTTCGAGGCGTTTGCGCGAGGATTCTATACATGCTTAGACCGAGCGGCCCTGTCAATCTTTACGCCAGAAGCTTTCAAGACGGTCGTCGAAGGAATTCAGGAGATTGACCTGGGAGAACTGGAACGCCATGCCCGATACGAAGGCGGCTTCGGTCCCCATCACCGAGTCATCCAAGATTTTTGGAGCATTGTGAAGAGCTTTTCtcaagagaagaaggcgCAGCTCTTGGAGTTTGTCACAGCCAGTGATCGTGTTCCTGTGAACGGTATTGCGAGCATCATGTTTGTCATTCAGAGAAACGGTGTGGGTGATGCTGTAGGTGTCCTTGCTCGCTTTTCTGCTGCATTATCAGACTGACATTCTCTAGCGCCTTCCGACCAGTTTGACCTGTTTTGGTCGACTACTTTTGCCGGAATACTCGTCAAAGAGTGTcttggaagagaagcttAACAAAGCTCTTGAGAATGCTCGGGGATTTGGAGTTGCTTGATTTGCCAGGCAAACTCATTACGTTCGCTTGCTAGATAATACCCACCGCAAGGTTGGTTTGGGATATACGGTACATCGCTGCAGCGCCGCTCATGGCCAGGGTGCATGGAGGATAGGACGTATTTAAGTGGTTTCGGGATCCAGTCATAGAGGACGTAGCTGTATATAATATGATGATATTATGGAGGGCCCATACGTTGCACATTGCAGTCTcaatttttctctttccatTTCTCCTGTCTTGTGAGGCGATTCGCCAAACCTGCCTGCCAGGCTTCGGGCAAGTTTCCCCCGAAAAATGACGTTGCTGCCATGGAACGGCGGGATTTGCCATGAATGCTCTCGCTCTGATCTTTGTAGTAGATTTGTCCTAATTCTTCACTGTCCTGttgttttttttcccttctcgTACATAGACGATTTATACGTTTTGCATAGAGATTCTGGATGTAAGTCCTGAGTCCTGCTGTTGTCCAGTCATATTCAGCATCACACCCACGGTGCGCTGTCCTCCGAGATTGACTCAAGTAGTCGCAACGAACAGCAACCTTACTGATTTAAGTATTCTCCAAGTTCCCCAGCATCAGATTTACAATCTTCCTCGTTTTCTGTCATAGAATCTTTCGTTTTGTCCATACTCGCGATTGGTACGTCTGAATGCTAGGATTTATCTTGACTACCCCGCTAACCCCACGCTTCTATATTCTAACCAAGTACCTGTATAGATATCACATTAGATACTCAAAATGCCGCCAGTTGTCCATTGTGTTCGCCATGCTCAGGTATGATCCTCCTTGCAGACATCGTCCTACATACTCCAAACTAACAACACCATCAGGGCGTCCACAACCTAAGCACCGCGAACCACGTCATCCACGATCCCTCCCTGACCGATCTCGGAAACGAACAATGCCGCATCCTTCGCGACAACTTCCCCTTCCATGATCGGATCGAGCTGATCACCGCGTCGCCTCTCCGACGGACCATCTACACTGCATACCAGAGCTTCCAGCCCGTGCTCGAGAAACACAAGGATATGAAGATCGTGCTGCTTCCGGATGTGCAAGAGACCAGCGACGTTCCTTGCGACACGGGGAGTGACCCGGAGGTTCTGcggaaggagatggaggagcaggGAATTCCTGTGGATATGAGCTTAGTGCAGGAAGGATGGAACAGCAAGGTTTGTTTCCTTCGTTTcgggagggagaggggaggCTGACGGCATTCAGACGGGTCGCTATGCGCCGACCAACGAGGCGATCAAGAACCGAGCGCGTGCGGCACGGCGCTGGCTGAAGGAGAGgccggagaaggagatcgttGTCGTCACGCACGGTGGTTTTCTGCATTACTTCACGGAGGACTGGGAGGATAGCAGTCTTTACCAGGGTATGTCTCGTTTTGTCATTTTTTTACAATCGATGTGACTAACACTTGTAAGGAACCGGCTGGGGCAACACCGAATACCGCAGCTTCGTCTTTTCGGACGAGACACACAAAGATGACCTGGAAGGCCACCCTTTAGACGGCGACAATGCAACAATGGTTGAGACAATGGAATCGCGCCATCGCCGTGGTAAGGACGGCCCGATGCTCGACCGTGAGAGACAAAGGACATTGTACAAGCTTGGCACACAAGGATGGGATGACCAGGGCTTGCAATTGAGCACAGCCGAGCGAGAGCACGCCACGGTTCCGGAGGGTAAGGAGGTCGAGGGTGTCAGAGTCTGAGACGTTGGACTTGTACTTGGCAGGGTTGTTGGTGCTGCATGGTTGAACTGAAGATAGATCTAGACAAAAATAAATGCAAGATAGAAAGCAATCCATTGGTTCAGGTGTTCCATTTGATTGTAGACGAGGGAGATAAAGAGTCGATCTCAAAGGTTGTGGTTGAATCGAACAAAGCCGGGGATCTCAGTAACGGACTCAACAAAGGCAAGTTTCACATCCAATACCCCGACAGGGAACAAGGTTCGAGATCGCATCGATGATTGGACTCGatgcgcttcttcaaggaagaTTTCCCTGGATTGGAGACATACTTGCAACACTCGAACAATACCCATTATGTGCTCAGAGACAAAAGTACAAAGCTCGCCGAGTCGACCAGAATAGAACAACCGAGACCCAACAACAAGACAGCGACAAAGACGGCGTTAAGTCAAGTACTTCATTGTGCGCCGTCGTCTATAAGAGTATTGACTGCTGCATGTCATTTGCAATCAGCCAGTGGCCTTCTCGCATCATCTCAGAGACGGACTTGGTCAGCTTTACTCTACTAGAGCAGTATCGGACAGGTGAGTCTGCCCTGAAAGGCAAGCAAATACTAATGTCCGGTTCTCAGGATCCTCATACCTATGATTAATTTTCTGGATATCAGCCTAAGTCTAGTAAGTGGCGTCAACCCTCAATAGCTGACGGAAACAGGATCGCTATCAACGGTTGAAGATGCGATATATATATGCTCAACCAGCGAGATAACAACGCCGATAAACATGATTCTCTAAGTGTCGAACCATCCCTCTTTGAAAAGAACGACAGCTGACCTCAACCAGGCATGGCAACTGGCGGTTTAACAATCATTGAAGTCTATCAACTCGATGCGAGACTCAATATCAGGTACGTCCGGACCCGCTGGTGTATggcttacggagtatagggTTTGTTTTGGCTTGATTTCTGAGAGCCATTGAGCCTGTTCAACAGACGCGAGACGCAGAGGCTCGCAGAATAAGTTCACTCCCATCCGTGTATATGAGCGAGATGTTACTGATGTACGCCAGGAATATTGGACACAAAAAAACGCCATGATAGCTGCAGAGACTGCACTCTAAAGATACCGAATATTGGACGTGCGGTGTGAAGCCGGAACAGGAGAGCAGAGAGCTCCATTTTTCTACCGCAAAGGTTCGGATTTCACCTCCCAGAGTGGACGAGACCTGGCCAGTTTCCCGATACCTGTCATGACCAACGTGGCCACCGTTCTCACGGATCGACCTTGTTTGCAAACGGTACGTCTTCGAGACCGAGACCGAAGACCGAACAGGCACTAATTCATCTCAGGCAACGCGCTCAAGGATCTTGCTGTTACACAACCCGATGATGAATTTTACTCTGAGGAGGTGATTCGAGATCCACCCGGCCAGGAAGACAGGAATCTAGTTGAGAACCAGGATGTGTACATTACGTACTTCATCCTGGGCCATTCACTCGATAGCAAGATCCTCGATCAATACATCCAAGTTCAAATCAGCCCTTCAGAACCCTGGTCAGGCTCACTAGAACTCTAGTAAATTATAAACAAGGGTAGGTGCACCAGCCTTCACCAGATTCCCCAATCTGAGCTAAAAGGGAGAGCAGGATATAATAGCCCAATTGAATGATCCTGTTCTGTAGCAGTGGACTGATCCGAGGCAGACTTCACCCATCCTTCGAGGCAGTGCTCAAGGCAACGAGATTGGCCTTGTTCTCGTACGTAGGTCCATCCATCTTGTCACAGTCATGTTTGCGAGCAGACATCTTGATTCATTTTGTTGGAATGCTTCTGACGGCTAGAGTTGAACAGTCCAGAGTTCAATTCAGTTCCGTAAACAGAGACCTGTACGATCAGTGTATAACGAGTAATTAGTGCAAATAGCTGAATCGCCATTCCTCGAATTGAGTTGAGTTCTACCTATTCACTGACACTGATGATACATGAGCGGACGATGGTGAGGCGGCAGTACAGACAGCCAGCCTATCATTGTTCAGTCAATGCTTCCAGTAGCAGCAGATCTACAGACAAGGGTTAGAAGTGTAAATATATAGTTGCCTATTTGACAACTTGAAACGTTCAGTAAGCAGTACTGACAACCATGTAGAAGGTCTCCGAAGACAAGGCTATTTTTAGGTGCGGATCCCGTGGCGCAAGAGCGGGCGATACCCCAGAGAAGCAAGCCTCAGGCGTATCTCCAGGCACCTCTGAAAACAACTTCCGCTTCCTTTTTCCATCAGTGGTATAATACTACGCGTGGCCATTAATCAATGGCCGAGTTGCCTCAACCATTGCAGACTGGCGGTTCTCATTGAATGTTCACGCCGTAGCGATATCCATGCACGATGCTTGACGAGAACCTCCCAAGTACGTCATTGACTCATTCACCAAGATAGCTTTAAAGACTGACCGCTGGCTGACCGCTGATGACAACGACAGCCTTCTATCTCAGACCAAATAGCCAACAAAAACACCTGTGGACTATTTATATCTGCCAGCACGGCGACGACCCCGAGCCCGCCTACACCCTGCGTTACCCTGATCCcgcctccccctcctccaagAACCGCTATGCCGTCGCGCTCTGTGATCCTTTCGTACCCGATGTCGTCTACGGCGAGGTCTTGATCATCCCGGAATGGACACAACCCAGTCTATCCGCCGAGGCGATCCGCCTGAACGGCGGGGTCACACCTCCGCCAGAAGCCATTCTCCCCTCGCAGTTCATCGTCCAGCTGTACAACCCGGACCAGCAGGTGACGATCCGCTACAAGCACAAGACGTGGAATACACCGGCAACATGGGAATTCGAGATGCCGCAGCATACCTTCCGACAACCATCGGCCTCGACGCTCGACCGCACGCAGACTGACCCGGCCCTGGCTGACACGACCCCGAAACTCCGGTTCAGCTGGCGCAAGGATAGCAAGTTGTCCAAGGACCTTACGTGTCTGCTCCTTGGAAAGACGTCGACACTGCCCGAGgggaggacgaagagcaagGAGCCGGATATCACGGTGTCGATCTTCAAGGCTCTACGGGAGTTGACGCTGTACGAGCCGAACATGTACCgggttgagatggaggatttCAAGGGGCTGGAGATTGTACTCTTGCTGGGAGCGGTGACCATTCGTGATGTCTACTTCACCCCGATGAAGGACGCGTTTCGAATCGTACGGGATGAGGTGGGAAGGAAGCCTGTGGCTGATCCGACAGGCAGTCCTGTCAATGTTAGTGCTAGCCCAACGGTACAGAGTGGTGCGGCCCTGCAGAATCAGAAGCCTGCGGCGGTCGCCCCGAATGCAAAGGCCAACGACAAGCAGCCTGCATCCTCGCGCCCAGCAGAGACTCAAGTCACGAAGCCAAGCCCAACGCCAGCGCCCGCCCAAGCCCCAGCTCCaacgcagcagcagaagacgaagaagcaAGAACTGTCgcgcaaggaggaggaaaaacGGACCAAGAAAagactggaagaagaggagaaggctcgTCGCAAGCGCCAGGCCGAGATTGACAAGGAGACCCGCCGACTGCAGAAGATCTACGGGCGCGAGGAGCAGCAGGTGCGCGCCAGCAGCGTGAACCTTGCGCGTCCTCCTGCGCAGCCGCCGCGtcctccagcacctcctcggcagcagcaaccgcatCCCCCTCCGCGGCCGAATGCGCGATACTACTACCATCAGCAGGCACCGTCCATGTTGCATCTGACGCCGGGCCCGGTTGCGACTCCGCCTCGACCGCACTCGACGGTGCATTCCCTGCAGCCGCCGCAGCCCCAGGACCAGGGTCAGCAGCCGCCGAAAAAGAGTAGTTTCTTTGGGTTCCGACGGTCGTCGGACGATTCGAAGGTGCATAAAAAGCGCAGCTCGATGTTTTGATATGATACCCGTGCATTACTGGAGTTTTGGCGTTAGGCATACCGATAGCACTATTGATACTACTATACTCATGACGCTCACGCATGTACGCTAGACAGGTTTTGGCTGATCCAATGCCCTTGCATCTACGCCCTCGGTCGTGATCATCACCGGCAGGATATTCCCCTCTGCATCAAACTCCATGCGATCGATGCAGACCACACGGTGATCGCGCTCGGTGTCATTCACCGGCCGCCGATGGTAAACGATATAGTAGTCCTTTCCATCTGGCGTGATCACACTATTATGGCCCGTCCCCGTGCCAACCGTCGCATTCCCAGAGAGAATCTTGACCGGCTCCGCGGAAAACGGACCCGTTGGCGACTCCCCCCTAACATAGCTCACCCCGTAGGAGTCATCTCCCCATCTGCCACCATGAGCACTTTTGTCTATAGACCAAGGAAGGGGATAAGGGGAAGAAACTCACCCCCCCACACTAAACATAAAATAATACACGCCctccctcttcatcatccacgGCCCCTCGACATACCCTTTGGGTGTGATCTCGAGATACTCCCCCTTCAGACTCACCATGTCACTCCCCAACTCCACCACGACGGCATGGCCCCACCCCCCGAAATACAACCACACGcggtcatcatcatcatcatcatcatcatcaataaaCACCTGCGCATCGATCGGCTCCGCCCCAAACACGGTGCTCGGGATCAGTGGCTTCCCAAGAGCATCCGCATAGGGGCCCTCGGGCCGGCCCGTCGTCGATTTCGCAACCCCGATCCCGGCCCCGTCGCCGGCGGAGAAGTACATAAAGTAATCATACCCATGCCCGTTCTTCTCCCCTTGCGCAGCGGCATCGTCAGTGTGGGGGAATGTAGGCGACGCGGGCCGACGGATCACACTCGGCGCCCACGCAGCCCGATTCGTGGACCAGGGGATCCCCCCGAACTCCAAGATGCGGGGGTGTTTGGTCCAGGTGCGGAGGTCCTGGGAGGAAAAGGCGTCGAAGAAAGTTTGGGATTCGTAGGCGGCGGAGTAGGTTGGGTAGATCCAGTAGGTTGTGTCGAAGATGCGGGCTTCTGGGTCGGCGTACCAGCCTTGGATTATGGGGTTTCCTGTTTTGGGGTTCATGTTGAGGGAATTGTTTAGGGCATTGTTGTCGGGGGATTCGAGGGGGGATTGGAGGGTTGGTGTTGCTGCGGAGGTGAGTGTTGTTGATATCAGGGTGAGGGTGAGGAtgtggatggggatgggTGGTGTTTTCATTGTGATACGATTCCTCTAGttattatgatgatgatgatggtgtgATTATTGAGGCAATAAAGGGGAATGGACTGAGGGTATGTATTGTTTATCTATGTACCCTGGCTACTGGTATGTATGGACTAGACCGTGAATGCTATGCATAATGCGGGGGACAGATCGACACTGACAGGTCATCTGCCACAATACAGATTAACTGTACTAAATCACAGGATAATCAGATGCTCCGTCAAAGAGAAATGACACTAGCACTCAAAACCCCTCCCCCCTTGATCAGCCCATCGGCCACTCGCTGATCCACCACCTTGTCGATTCCCaggatcatcaacgcctcGTGCTTCGAACCTCCATCGTCCGTCGCCCCAGACGCAAATGCAAGCTTCCTGGAAACAGGAGCCACCGTCATGAAATTGATATTGACCCTCTCCTGCCCCAAGAGACTCCCCACCGCCCCGATCTTCCCGGGGGAGTCGTAGTTCTCGCAGATGAGCAGCGTCCCCTCCGGGACGAACGAGGTCTCGAACCGGCCCAGGCGATTAATCAGCGGCTGGTCGCCGCTGCACGTCCCGGAGATGATGCGTTGGTCATGCGGGTTGGGTCCAGTCTGAGACGTCGCGTCCGGGGCCGGCGCACGGGAGGAGGCACGCGAAGGCGGCCGCGCGACCAGCGTCACAAGAGAGGAATACGAATACGAATGATCCGCCGGATCGCGCGAGTGCTGCTCGTTGACGAAGATGCCGCGTTCGCGCGCGACCAGCTCCGCATtgacgatgttgatgttgatgcccTCGGAGCCGCTGATCGGGGCCAGGAGGCCCTTGATCAGTGCGGCGAACAACGGGCGCGTGTTGCTGATGCCCGCCACCTCGCCGTGGTAGATGAGATCAAAGGTGTTCCGCGTCATGGACCCGCCCACGGTCGAGGCGTAGTGCTGCGTGTACAGGCTGCCCATCTTCTCGACGAGGCGGACAAACGGCTGCAGCTTGCGGTATTCGTCGGGGAGGATGAGCGGCGCGTTGACGGCGCTTCGCGGGAGGGAGCCgttgaggatctggaggacCTGCTCGCAGACGTCGATGGAGACGTTTTCCTGGGCTTCGACCGTGGAGGCGCCGAGGTGCGGAGTGACGACCGCGCGGGGATGGGCGACCAGCCGAGCGGCAGTCGATTCGGGCTGGGGAGGTTCGGTAGTGAAGACGTCGATGGCCGCTGCGGCCAGGTGGCCCGACTCCAGAGACTCGAGCAGGGCGGCTTCATCGATGGTGCCGCCGCGAGCGACGTTGAGGATACGGGCACCGGGCTTCATCTGCGCGAGCTCGGCTGTCGAGATCATCCCCTTGGTCGACGCGATCAACGGCGTGTGGATGGTGAGAAAGTCCGCCGTGGGCAGCAGCTCCGACAGCGACGAGACCAGCGTGACAGATGCCGACGCTGCGACAGCAGGGGACGCGTACGGATCGAGTGCATTGACGTGCATTCCTAGCCCTTTGGCCAGCCGGGCAACCGTCAAGCCGACTGTTTGTCGGTCAGCCCATCCACTCGACCCCCCATCGTAGCGGAAATGAATGCCTCGTCCCCAGATTGCAAGAAGCTCACCTTTTCCCAACCCGATGATCGACAGGGTCTTGCCCTTCACCTCGACGCCGACAAACTTGCTTCGTTCCCATTTGCCGCTTTTCAGACTGCTGCAGGCCTCGGGGATGTTGCGCGCCATGGCCATCAGCAGGGCAATGGTATGTTCCGCGGCAGCCCCAATGTTGCCCGACGGCGAGTTGACAACGACGATGCCGAGCTTGGTGGCTTCCTCGACATCTGTGCGGTGACTTGTCAGTGGCCATGAACCAAGGCTGGGGgaaggggggagggggggtTGGGCTAACTCACCCACATTGTCCACTCCTACTCCCGCTCTGGCAACGACCTTGAGTTGTTTGGCGGCTCGAAGCAGATTGGCCGTGACTTTGGTTTCGGAGCGGACGACCAGAGCTTCATATTCAGGGATGATTTGGAGGAGTTCATCTGCATCAAGACCCCTTCGCTCGTCTACCTCGAGCGACGCACGCAGAAGAGCCAACCCATCTGGCGACAGCTTTTCCGGCACGAGGACTTTGGGAGGGGGCTGTTTCGCAGAAAGCATGATGGCGGCCGATCGAGTGGAAAGATTTGTAACGAAGAAATCAGTAGATAGACCTGGAGCTATTGATTTATGTACCCATGGCAATGGGGCTGATGAATTGACTCCGTCGAGGAATGCATTAGCCAGACTGATGTTCGACGGTCATTGGGCCAAAACGCCATCAATATGCTGTAACCCAATAAGACAAGGCATATAGCATCATGTCTTATTGCAGCTCATGTGCGGACCTCTTTCCCCGTGCCAATCATCGAGAGACTGGGTAATCTGCATGAAGTGAGGACATTGTGAGACTGCGGGGTTGCGGGATGGTGTCGGTGTGATTCGTGGATGTTGCGActcttcatctttgacaATGAGGCAGATCCGCAGACTATCCCTCTTTGCTTTTATCGTGGGTCATCTGATGTGTGTTTTGTCGAGGGTGCCGCTGAATATCATGTCATGTCCGATGAAACGAcgggaggagatgaagatgagtaGAAGTGCTTGATGTACTGTAGTAGACTCTCGCATATCACATGGGCGAAGGGTGTCACGATCCACGACAAGCTCTGGGTTTCCCAACTGGAATCGATTTCTTTGAGTTCGACCACAAGATGACCGATCAACATCGCGACTCACTCGAGAGAATGAA of Aspergillus fumigatus Af293 chromosome 2, whole genome shotgun sequence contains these proteins:
- a CDS encoding HECT domain protein yields the protein MTRLRGASVGSYDAGVDRSQFHRSKLPSNAPDIIVQNTIDVSDPAQVLLWYREERRRQFNLLVRKYKNQLLHGCQDPDCRTPTCASYRRRVSEGPYRRYTELSARTLACYLASLDNPESGLCRNTQRLSSELSSHDHPRSSRRSSRGALTDLTEARSPSSVSSRRTPGDLPADRALLNQDTASAKPSDNTRIGSDSYTESRQQNVSAPVDGDSATQRMKDPKSFTQNLFDTLSLRMVEWLPLRRSPDVLDSDADRLGNQYVRSPKREGCEHTDTTVGSTCAKRRANLKNKSARVAPHTPSSQDASRRVPRVESKPEHQVKRISLIETDQHQQSPRTVKEGKSRLDLRPSRKLSYNSHLETDASVNIPSPPALKHRPQKHRGRNEHLDGSFTQAQRKKKERRVSWDSAKFLNDTQNQDAEKPLAARDSHLASETQSSNDDQLNFKSPYEKVERPLTVQTLSHLNSAIIDGLARMMVQSDEEAQRWRDELRYIESTGNFENPEWQFATWRQRRVYIFLAQSVFYALGSTKQILRSFREETAGPEQDYSKSKLDLQQLQPSLSKLFSFCPWDIALHSLWRAVEALFMPSKELSMPGRLSRRSSNNSTSMGPSSMPIVGRRTCDFEGHEHLADAKAADIATVAFFALTSSLPQVDSHTWRSLLQMRALGTVASSADMEKLSPTMAQSIVELTDKLEHELALRLVNRLVRALTARLAFYEISKARHPCLQDFSKKRQDSALDLLMNNLGDHYSLVRAGTDESDGAEPPPSAAVIIAEWLRTLFLKEWDGNPEISRSSSAGGVVEILSRMYKQRNRLGLVPEDFHTPFLCERLEPLDMPVEWIGRLTNNKTLHLLSYSFLFPPSALVIYFRALNYAAMSKYYEAAMTTSRHVNQTAFGPIPIQDDVMLLSQMKTSMSTYLVLMVRRDNVLTDALNQLWRRERRELMRPLKVQMGMDEGEEGLDHGGVQQEFFRVLMAEALNPSYGMFTMDARTRISWFQPCSLEPLYKFELLGLLMSLAIYNGLTLPVNFPVAFYRKLLGLKVKHLEHIRDGWPELTKGLELLLSWQDGDVGDVFMRTYEFTFEVFGAVETVDMEKVGRDAVWPLRARDRSKSSELATNWSELSQHADPADLSPPCSMSADHVDFLECGSSHRSKSERLDYCVPTPPVEEASLVTNDNRAQFVKDYIFWLTDKSIRPQFEAFARGFYTCLDRAALSIFTPEAFKTVVEGIQEIDLGELERHARYEGGFGPHHRVIQDFWSIVKSFSQEKKAQLLEFVTASDRVPVNGIASIMFVIQRNGVGDARLPTSLTCFGRLLLPEYSSKSVLEEKLNKALENARGFGVA
- a CDS encoding glycoside hydrolase family 43 protein; protein product: MKTPPIPIHILTLTLISTTLTSAATPTLQSPLESPDNNALNNSLNMNPKTGNPIIQGWYADPEARIFDTTYWIYPTYSAAYESQTFFDAFSSQDLRTWTKHPRILEFGGIPWSTNRAAWAPSVIRRPASPTFPHTDDAAAQGEKNGHGYDYFMYFSAGDGAGIGVAKSTTGRPEGPYADALGKPLIPSTVFGAEPIDAQVFIDDDDDDDDDRVWLYFGGWGHAVVVELGSDMVSLKGEYLEITPKGYVEGPWMMKREGVYYFMFSVGGWGDDSYGVSYVRGESPTGPFSAEPVKILSGNATVGTGTGHNSVITPDGKDYYIVYHRRPVNDTERDHRVVCIDRMEFDAEGNILPVMITTEGVDARALDQPKPV